In the genome of Deltaproteobacteria bacterium, the window GCTACGGAAAGATATTTGGCATCAAAATCCGTAAACTTTAGCCCCAAAGCATCGAGGGCGTATTTGATCATCCCGTATGAACCGCCTCCCTTTGGGCCAAAGGAAAACCTTTTCCCTTTAAAATCATAAATGGTGTTTCCAGGGAAGGTTTTACGGCATCCCCAGTGCCAGTCCCCTTTATACATGGCGAAGATCGCCCGATGCTCGTATTTAGGAAGTCCTCCCTTGCCGTTGAAAAGCTCCCAATTCCATTCGTTTGAAGACAACCCGATTTTCAGCGTGCCACTTTTGATGCGGATGAGGTTTTCTCCCGACCCGGCGGTGAGCTGGGCAGTAAGCTGTACATCTTTGGAAAACTGGGACACTACCTTGGCCGCTCCCCCTCCCCATATATAGACTTCTCCCCCTGCCCCGGCCGTTCCCAGCATGAACCGATACTTCTTCTCAGCGGCCAGACCCGGGGAAATAGTCAGATGAAATAAAAAAATTATTGCTACTGCGAAAAAAACAACAAAAAAATGTGTTTTTCTCATTGCTATACCCTCCTTCTGATTTGACCCAAAAAAATTTTCTTTTTCCTTTTGCCTATTTCCCCACATAAATTTTTTAAGGATTTTTGATTGTTGATTTTATTCTCTCTGTGCCCTCTGGGTTCTCTGTGGCTAAATCTCGGTCATTCCGCAGGGACAGATTCCACCTCCACGGAGAAATTGCTGGGCATGTTTTCGGTCAATAGGGGAATCGTGATCTTCCCCTCTTCTTTGGGCTGGAGCACCGGAAGGTCACCCGCCTTTTTCGCTTTCTCTGGAATGAAACCGGCGGCGGACGTCCCATCAGGGGTGCTAACCATCACCGAATATCTTTCCTTTTTCTCCGAAAGGTTCCGGATCTTCACCTCAAAATGCAAGGCCGGTTTTCCTTCACCGAATTCTTTAAGAACCTTCAAGTAATAATCAATTTTCAAAATCTGAACCTGGGGGGAAGCCACCAAAGAAATGCTATGTTTTTCCCCCGCCGCCTGAAGAAGGATAGGACTTCCGAGAACGAAAATGACTCCCCCTATGGCCAAAACATAAAAAAGCCTTTTCATGGTTCCCCTCCTATATAATTTTTTTATCCCGAAGCCGCTGAATTTCCGCTGCTTGGAAATTCAGGAGTTCTCTTAGAATTTGGTCTGTGTGCTCCCCCAAAGCCGGAGGGGGGCTAAAAACTTCTTTCTTGGTCTGGGACATTTTGATCGGGTTTCCCAAAAGCTTCATCTTTTCCCCCGAACGATGGGTGGTTTCCACAACCATATCCCGGGAAAGAATCTGCGGATCGCTCAGGGCCTTATCTACGGGGTTGATCGGTCCAACAGGAACGCGGCTTTCCAGCCTCTCCAGCCATTCTTCGCCACTTTTCTGTAAAAAAACCTCTTCCAGGATGGCGTAGAGTGCTTCTTTGTTTTTCAGGCGGTCGGCGCGGGTCAGGAAACGGGGATCGGAGGCCAGATCTTTCCGGCCCACTCCGTCGCAT includes:
- a CDS encoding TAXI family TRAP transporter solute-binding subunit, whose translation is MRKTHFFVVFFAVAIIFLFHLTISPGLAAEKKYRFMLGTAGAGGEVYIWGGGAAKVVSQFSKDVQLTAQLTAGSGENLIRIKSGTLKIGLSSNEWNWELFNGKGGLPKYEHRAIFAMYKGDWHWGCRKTFPGNTIYDFKGKRFSFGPKGGGSYGMIKYALDALGLKFTDFDAKYLSVA